The following are encoded together in the Perca flavescens isolate YP-PL-M2 chromosome 22, PFLA_1.0, whole genome shotgun sequence genome:
- the LOC114549220 gene encoding tripartite motif-containing protein 16-like, whose amino-acid sequence MAQKGVQLDRETFSCSFCLDLLKDPVAIPCGHSYCMNCISIFWDQEDEKKIYSCPQCKQSFTPRPVLLKNTMLAAVVEELKKTELPDDHCFAGPEDVACDFCKGRKLKALKSCKQCLVSYCEKHLQPHFDAALLKKHELVDPAKKLREGANVCSRHNEGIQMFCRTDRKFICYLCPLDEHKGHDTVSAAAERAEKQGELDGRRQKIQQRIQDREKEVKLLQQEAEAIDRSADKAVEDSEKIFNELIRVLEKKSSDVKQTIRSEQKIKASQVKELQEKLEQEITELKRKDGELMKLSLTEDHNQFLHEYPSLSPVSAPTILPGTKMHTLWFFEDVTAAVSEVGAKLQKVLGETWTNVNTRAVFLKYSREIKLDPNTAHHQLSLSKGNRKARFTTGQFCDSRSARFTSCPQVLSNQSLTGRCYWEVELRGREVCVAVAYDGISRKGSSAECTFGAKDGSWALSLYGGYSDDWAYFRYNNVQTPVSGPRSSRIGVYLDHSAGTLSFYSVSETMTLLHRVQASFTDPLYAGFRLSHYEDTAEFICLE is encoded by the coding sequence ATGGCGCAGAAAGGAGTTCAGCTGGACCGGGAGACATTCTCTTGTTCtttctgtctggatttactgaAGGATCCGGTGGCTATTCCCTGTGGACACAGCTACTGCATGAACTGTATTAGCATTTTCTGGGATCAGGAGGATGAGAAGAAAATCTACAGCTGCCCTCAGTGCAAACAGAGCTTCACTCCGAGGCCTGTCCTgctgaaaaacaccatgttagCAGCTGTAGTGGAGGAGCTAAAGAAGACTGAACTCCCTGATGATCACTGCTTTGCTGGACCTgaagatgtggcctgtgatTTCTGCAAAGGGAGAAAACTGAAAGCCCTCAAGTCCTGTAAGCAATGCCTGGTCTCTTACTGTGAGAAACACCTTCAGCCTCATTTTGACGCAGCTCTATTAAAGAAACACGAGCTGGTGGACCCTGCCAAGAAGCTCCGGGAGGGGGCCAACGTCTGCTCTCGTCATAATGAGGGGATACAGATGTTCTGCCGTACGGATCGGAAGTTCATCTGTTATCTCTGCCCCCTGGATGAACACAAAGGCCACGACACCGTCTCGGCAGCAGCAGAGAGGGCTGAGAAGCAGGGAGAGCTCGACGGGAGGCGACAAAAGATCCAGCAGAgaatccaggacagagagaaagaggtgaaGCTGCTTCAACAGGAGGCGGAGGCCATCGATCGCTCCGCTGATAAAGCAGTGGAGGACAGCGAGAAGATCTTCAACGAGCTGATCCGTGTGCTGGAGAAAAAAAGCTCTGATGTGAAGCAGACGATCAGATCGGAGCAGAAAATCAAAGCGAGTCAAGTCAAAGAGcttcaggagaagctggagcaggagatcactgagctgaagaggaaagACGGCGAGCTGATGAAGCTCTCACTCACAGAGGATCACAACCAGTTTCTGCACGAGTACCCCTCACTGTCACCAGTCAGTGCACCCACGATCTTACCCGGCACCAAAATGCATACTCTGTGGTTCTTTGAGGATGTGACAGCAGCTGTGTCAGAGGTCGGAGCTAAACTACAGAAAGTTCTGGGTGAGACATGGACAAACGTAAACACCAGAGCTGTGTTCCTAAAATATTCACGTGAAATCAAACTGGATCCAAACACAGCACACCACCAGCTGTCATTATCTAAGGGGAACAGAAAAGCAAGATTTACGACAGGACAGTTTTGTGATTCTCGCTCAGCCAGATTCACTTCATGTCCTCAGGTCCTGAGTAACCAGAGTCTGACTGGAcgttgttactgggaggtggagTTGAGAGGGAGAGAAGTTTGTGTCGCCGTCGCATACGACGGCATCAGCAGAAAAGGCAGCAGTGCAGAATGTACATTTGGAGCGAAAGACGGATCTTGGGCGCTATCATTATACGGCGGTTATTCCGACGACTGGGCTTACTTTCGGTACAACAATGTCCAAACTCCCGTCTCAGGTCCTCGGTCCTCCAGAAtaggagtgtacctggatcacagCGCAGGtactctgtccttctacagcgtctctgaaaccatgacgctcctccacagagtccagGCCTCATTCACTGACCCTCTCTATGCTGGATTTCGGCTTTCACATTATGAAGACACTGCGGAGTTCATTTGCCTCGAGTAG